One segment of Luteolibacter rhizosphaerae DNA contains the following:
- a CDS encoding MOSC domain-containing protein, with amino-acid sequence MSSRVVIHGIYTSPGHNYFGHHGQEPSAHGIVEHESVELVAGKGIPGDRFFGWKDAYKGQVTFIDRQTLDVVREYTGDPDLDASVFRRNVVISGADLNALVGKTFRLGDVFLQGTQKCAPCHWMDTACDKAKTEKIMFNRGGLRCRILESGKISLGEMDFGEVEAAGV; translated from the coding sequence ATGTCGTCCCGCGTCGTCATTCACGGCATCTATACTTCTCCCGGCCACAACTACTTCGGCCACCATGGGCAGGAGCCGTCGGCGCATGGCATCGTGGAGCACGAGTCGGTCGAACTGGTGGCGGGAAAGGGGATACCCGGCGACCGCTTCTTCGGCTGGAAGGATGCCTATAAAGGGCAAGTCACCTTCATCGACCGGCAGACCCTGGATGTGGTGCGGGAGTATACCGGTGATCCGGATCTCGATGCGTCCGTCTTCCGGCGCAATGTCGTGATCTCTGGAGCGGATCTGAATGCCCTTGTCGGAAAAACCTTCCGCCTCGGTGATGTCTTTCTCCAGGGCACCCAGAAGTGCGCCCCCTGCCACTGGATGGACACCGCCTGCGACAAAGCCAAGACGGAGAAGATCATGTTCAATCGGGGCGGCCTACGCTGCCGGATTCTGGAGAGCGGGAAGATCTCCCTGGGCGAGATGGATTTCGGTGAAGTCGAGGCTGCCGGGGTTTGA
- a CDS encoding PEP-CTERM sorting domain-containing protein (PEP-CTERM proteins occur, often in large numbers, in the proteomes of bacteria that also encode an exosortase, a predicted intramembrane cysteine proteinase. The presence of a PEP-CTERM domain at a protein's C-terminus predicts cleavage within the sorting domain, followed by covalent anchoring to some some component of the (usually Gram-negative) cell surface. Many PEP-CTERM proteins exhibit an unusual sequence composition that includes large numbers of potential glycosylation sites. Expression of one such protein has been shown restore the ability of a bacterium to form floc, a type of biofilm.), with amino-acid sequence MKTWTNQAEQRLTEYLDERIRREGFFGEDGDELKDDLRSHIHEEAEKLPGENIGLMQLEGILSNLDAGYRPPTPYKPTPTPAKAPDSNQPPKPWQPWGAWVWGVILPIAISLFELAAAFCGGVFFDPLATWWHTPMVFSVPAINWWLLKGAPRGSERWKGVATGFAVFVSIFYALLFVPLLPASAIALIFFGMGLLSLMPVMAGITTCRISRAVRGASGDPSAYRRGRLAGIGIALVAFTLLEGPALWTRANLITAKEGDKEKKEALQRLRSFHSPRTLLLACYESRWRSAGPTDISGWIARGWNAPAELFDLETRWDANPELAQELYFRVTGEPFNSQKPPRFVRPGTLNRGQNPFGEVDFDAHLGGDQVAIRVKDLDMAQSRFDGHIDARSQLGYGEWTMVFKNSGLVAKEARCQVLMPRGGRVSRLTLWVNGEPREAAFNTVEKVKAAYKSVAVVQRRDPVLVTMSGPDTILVQCFPVPQQGEMKIRFGITAPLDQGQWELPRILERNFGTSDSLEHSVWLQADSSFNLASNGIEPRNSVADGPGFSLAASLKPDGAMSGVTAVRITDLPPPAAVWCEDKFAAAYERYLIREPKPTRMPPAKVLLVIDGSASMAKAKPWIIESLKNDLPADAFRILLADDKATPVKLAELENHDFKGGRDNEPALREAVRMAKSGEVDEIVWLHGPQAAGLSQPEALLQLIERGTRQPVIHTVMAENGPNRLAEALQPSGALRRGPALFDPRKDFSAFMGLLRLDHEQMTWHWKRSPQAPTEIGIPVWDHLARHWAIEAVESKLSLLPETDKPATAAKYQLVTSVSGAVVLETMEQFKQHGLEPVSATDAPQIPGVPEPSSALLVMISVMTGVMRRRRQHAAA; translated from the coding sequence ATGAAAACTTGGACCAACCAAGCCGAGCAACGGCTGACCGAGTATCTCGATGAACGTATCCGGCGCGAAGGCTTCTTCGGCGAGGACGGCGATGAACTGAAGGACGACCTCCGTAGCCATATCCACGAGGAAGCGGAAAAGCTACCGGGCGAGAACATCGGCCTGATGCAACTGGAAGGCATCCTTTCGAATCTCGATGCCGGCTACCGCCCGCCCACGCCCTACAAGCCGACCCCGACTCCGGCAAAAGCTCCCGATAGCAACCAGCCTCCGAAGCCATGGCAGCCGTGGGGAGCATGGGTATGGGGCGTGATCTTGCCGATTGCCATCAGCCTCTTCGAACTCGCTGCGGCCTTTTGTGGCGGCGTCTTCTTCGATCCGCTCGCGACTTGGTGGCATACGCCGATGGTATTCTCCGTCCCCGCGATCAACTGGTGGTTGCTCAAAGGTGCACCGCGTGGTTCGGAGCGTTGGAAGGGTGTCGCCACCGGCTTCGCTGTGTTCGTTTCCATCTTTTACGCGCTGCTCTTTGTCCCCCTGCTGCCAGCATCGGCAATCGCGCTCATCTTTTTCGGCATGGGCTTGCTCTCGCTCATGCCGGTGATGGCGGGCATCACCACCTGCCGCATCTCGCGAGCGGTGCGAGGCGCATCGGGCGATCCCTCGGCCTATCGCCGCGGCCGTCTCGCCGGTATCGGCATAGCGCTGGTAGCCTTCACCCTGCTGGAAGGCCCGGCGCTTTGGACGCGGGCGAATCTGATCACCGCCAAGGAGGGGGATAAAGAGAAAAAAGAAGCCTTGCAAAGGCTGCGATCCTTCCACTCTCCGCGCACCCTGCTGCTCGCTTGCTACGAAAGCCGCTGGCGGAGCGCGGGCCCGACCGATATCTCCGGCTGGATCGCCCGAGGCTGGAATGCCCCCGCCGAGCTCTTCGATTTGGAAACCCGCTGGGATGCCAACCCGGAGCTTGCCCAAGAGCTTTACTTCCGCGTCACCGGGGAACCCTTCAATTCCCAGAAGCCGCCTCGCTTTGTTCGCCCCGGCACTCTTAACCGAGGCCAGAACCCTTTCGGGGAAGTGGACTTTGACGCACACCTCGGCGGTGACCAAGTGGCGATCCGCGTCAAGGATCTCGATATGGCGCAAAGCCGCTTCGACGGACACATCGATGCTCGATCCCAACTCGGCTACGGCGAGTGGACCATGGTTTTCAAGAACAGCGGGCTCGTCGCCAAGGAAGCACGCTGTCAGGTGCTCATGCCGCGGGGCGGACGGGTCTCACGCCTGACCCTCTGGGTGAATGGCGAACCCCGCGAGGCAGCCTTCAATACCGTGGAGAAAGTGAAGGCCGCCTACAAGTCGGTCGCCGTCGTGCAACGCCGCGATCCGGTGCTGGTCACCATGTCCGGCCCCGATACCATCCTGGTGCAATGCTTCCCCGTGCCGCAGCAGGGCGAGATGAAGATCCGCTTCGGGATCACCGCCCCGCTTGATCAGGGGCAATGGGAATTGCCAAGGATTCTCGAGCGCAACTTCGGCACCTCCGATTCGCTCGAGCACTCCGTATGGCTACAGGCGGACTCCTCCTTCAACCTCGCCTCGAACGGTATCGAACCGCGGAACTCGGTGGCAGATGGACCCGGCTTCTCGCTCGCAGCCAGCCTCAAGCCGGATGGAGCCATGAGCGGCGTGACCGCGGTCCGGATCACCGACCTGCCCCCTCCCGCTGCGGTGTGGTGCGAGGATAAATTTGCGGCAGCCTACGAGCGCTATCTCATCCGCGAGCCGAAACCGACCCGGATGCCACCGGCAAAGGTGTTACTCGTCATCGATGGCTCCGCTTCGATGGCCAAGGCCAAACCATGGATCATCGAGAGCCTGAAGAACGACCTCCCTGCCGACGCCTTCCGCATCCTGCTGGCCGACGATAAAGCCACGCCGGTGAAGCTGGCCGAGTTGGAGAACCACGATTTCAAAGGCGGCCGCGACAACGAACCCGCGCTGCGCGAAGCCGTGCGCATGGCCAAGTCCGGCGAGGTGGATGAGATCGTGTGGCTCCACGGTCCACAGGCAGCGGGCCTCTCGCAGCCCGAGGCACTGCTACAACTGATCGAGCGCGGCACGCGCCAACCGGTGATCCACACGGTAATGGCGGAGAACGGACCCAACCGTCTCGCCGAGGCATTGCAGCCCAGCGGCGCCTTGCGCCGCGGCCCCGCCTTATTCGACCCGCGCAAGGACTTCAGCGCCTTCATGGGTCTACTGCGCCTAGACCACGAGCAGATGACTTGGCACTGGAAGCGCAGCCCGCAAGCCCCCACCGAGATCGGCATACCGGTCTGGGATCACCTCGCCCGCCACTGGGCCATCGAGGCTGTGGAGTCCAAGCTCTCCCTGCTCCCGGAAACCGACAAGCCCGCCACCGCGGCGAAGTATCAACTCGTCACCAGCGTTTCGGGGGCCGTGGTCTTGGAGACCATGGAGCAGTTCAAGCAGCATGGGCTGGAACCGGTAAGCGCCACGGATGCACCGCAGATCCCCGGCGTGCCCGAGCCCTCCTCCGCACTGCTGGTGATGATCTCCGTAATGACGGGAGTGATGCGGAGAAGGAGGCAACATGCAGCCGCCTGA
- a CDS encoding PadR family transcriptional regulator encodes MSELDSNARELFDNWTVQMRKGVLDLCILKALAGGECYGYALVKSLVAIPGIGVAEGSIYPLLSRLKKQGLVTTRLEESTEGPARKYYRLTPAGTALGEEMQSYFADMAKGVAGLGEFTGPSPQLPKPATDSRKAKPQVSP; translated from the coding sequence GTGAGCGAACTCGACTCCAACGCCAGGGAACTCTTCGACAACTGGACCGTCCAGATGCGCAAGGGCGTGCTGGACCTCTGCATTCTCAAGGCCCTCGCCGGAGGTGAGTGCTACGGCTACGCGCTGGTGAAATCCCTCGTGGCGATCCCCGGCATCGGTGTTGCGGAAGGCTCGATCTACCCCCTGCTCTCGCGCCTGAAGAAACAGGGACTGGTCACCACGCGCTTGGAGGAATCCACCGAAGGCCCCGCGCGAAAATACTACCGCCTCACTCCCGCAGGCACCGCACTGGGAGAAGAAATGCAGAGCTACTTCGCCGATATGGCGAAGGGCGTGGCCGGTCTCGGTGAATTCACCGGGCCTTCACCACAGCTCCCGAAACCCGCGACAGATTCACGGAAAGCCAAACCTCAAGTCTCCCCATGA
- a CDS encoding MYG1 family protein has product MALERILTHPGGAHKDEFLACSLLVAVHGVEVIRREPVAADLEDPATAVVDVGGEHDPAKNNFDHHQFPADHPPVCALSLVLQHLGLYEDARAFCDWLEPAEWFDTRGPNVTAKWLGLDRDTLAKLNSPIDVTLLRRFAKTSRLVPGDPIYEMMRFIGEDLIEFLRSLRQRLDFVAEHSQLWQLGDQEILFLPRTEPIPEEPSSGIGRYLESIGKSKEVVALVYPDRRGSGYGLSRHNDAPAFDFTRIETQEDVHFAHARGFVAKTSAADEARLRELLEIARVP; this is encoded by the coding sequence ATGGCTCTCGAACGCATTCTCACTCACCCCGGCGGCGCGCATAAGGACGAGTTCCTCGCCTGTAGCCTTCTTGTTGCCGTCCACGGCGTCGAAGTGATCCGCCGCGAACCGGTGGCCGCAGATCTGGAGGATCCGGCGACGGCGGTGGTGGATGTGGGCGGCGAACACGACCCGGCGAAGAACAATTTCGACCATCACCAGTTCCCGGCCGATCATCCGCCGGTCTGCGCGCTGAGCTTGGTGCTCCAGCATCTCGGTCTGTATGAGGATGCCCGGGCCTTCTGCGATTGGCTGGAGCCTGCCGAGTGGTTCGATACCCGTGGTCCGAACGTCACGGCGAAGTGGCTCGGTCTCGACCGGGACACACTGGCCAAGCTGAACTCGCCGATCGACGTCACCTTGCTTCGCCGTTTCGCGAAGACCTCGCGCTTGGTTCCCGGAGATCCGATCTACGAGATGATGCGCTTCATCGGCGAGGACTTGATCGAGTTCCTGCGCTCGCTGCGCCAGCGTCTCGACTTCGTGGCGGAGCATTCGCAGCTCTGGCAGCTCGGTGATCAGGAGATCCTCTTCTTGCCGCGGACCGAACCGATCCCCGAGGAGCCCTCTTCCGGGATCGGCCGTTACCTTGAATCGATCGGCAAGAGCAAGGAGGTCGTGGCGCTGGTCTATCCCGATCGCCGTGGCAGCGGCTACGGTCTCTCGCGGCACAATGACGCGCCCGCTTTTGACTTCACACGGATCGAGACTCAGGAAGATGTCCACTTCGCGCATGCCCGCGGCTTCGTCGCCAAGACCTCGGCGGCGGATGAAGCCCGCCTCCGTGAACTGCTGGAGATTGCGCGCGTGCCCTAG
- a CDS encoding carboxypeptidase regulatory-like domain-containing protein — protein sequence MACVTNLAVLAAPCHAFPDKGLPAMAPYADDLMLAALLLGGEAPETAMPPKMSSAFVWQTPARKPYWRSPEPPKGRAVLFQSAWRMPVQKVPVAAVEPAPEPWQPASLPAGSDPAQPSGVFGSLPIEQQIGNCTVTGEVSDSTTFEPIKGAIVDIVGTGRTAETDAQGRFRIDGLPAGDFIAEASALNYSAVTMGVSPTPTGAAELRFGLKVKPADSGAEEYQLEEETVSIEYSENTQGDFNLTLATEAPSITSGVNRDDFEKTAVSDAGEAIAKVSGANIVDGKYAVVRGLADRYVTTTFNGAQVASADPSRKAIQLDLFPTNVIESIGVDKTYSPWLPADFGGGAINILTRAFPTERILEIKAEVEYNDALEDTMYVHPNRDLGFFGNVTHTMPPSLEGNGGFLDPSNTSPDQLERRWSALHRSQSLLPATDDAELDQSYGLTYGETFDLGRGNRFGLMTAFGQKSGDDTNTGESVHNPVRDYLRDEYTRSVEWSAFISGALELGENHVVSATYFRKHIAEDTTSRSSNIIQDSESLRYGALAGSPDVDISDIFGGDAVYYGESWDITTTLRDLDIWQFRGEHTLWDRGPKLDWNVTTSGAEENRPYSTHFEYGVLDFSQRALQPYIDAAYDALDAVARDVASAVGADPATATWLGIREQVVNLIGEEATAAIEDQNGLPQVRQGGPLRLPTVVHGPYVGARDGSQVSSRRSERTLEDAAEQQVNLTFPFFYDDSDDRLVELKVGARHFSKKRETRTRLYDMYLRSDGGSGSGFTPDFLTQISPDGRTWGQVFAENPDLLVQYFNGTLQGGPYYQNALNTRGVENVLTELEQRAFYANLRMQWDKAFITGGVRQETEDYTIDVLPNPESAFDDDEIAAFGWERRESQDDLLPSFAAGNSFFRDKLHVLGAWSETIARPTFWEFVPTVSVDQTTGISRRGNSTLFRTGITNSDLSFTFLPNDRMTLRTGFFHKNLTRPLVTFYEPTSSGVEILYKDAYIDPATGAATDYTATISGIEVEGELNELGPFSLKGNFTYIDAELSYFYEVDGQPEAVTSQLPYQPEIILNGTLSHVYEPWDLTTSLVLNYTGGYPVILKRRANDSEVTREALTTLDLVMSKEIEREGVDLTIGFGVKNLLSSDDQYTYEGRSYSQEFTGRSYWLEAKARF from the coding sequence GTGGCTTGCGTCACGAACTTGGCGGTATTGGCCGCGCCATGTCATGCATTCCCGGACAAGGGCCTGCCCGCGATGGCGCCGTATGCGGACGACCTGATGCTCGCCGCGCTGCTTCTCGGTGGGGAAGCACCCGAGACAGCGATGCCTCCGAAGATGTCATCGGCATTCGTGTGGCAGACCCCGGCGCGCAAGCCCTACTGGCGTTCGCCAGAGCCGCCCAAGGGGCGTGCCGTTCTATTCCAATCCGCCTGGCGCATGCCGGTGCAAAAGGTTCCGGTGGCGGCAGTCGAGCCCGCACCCGAGCCTTGGCAGCCTGCCTCCCTGCCAGCGGGGAGCGATCCGGCCCAGCCGTCCGGAGTCTTCGGGTCGCTGCCGATCGAGCAGCAGATCGGCAACTGCACGGTGACCGGAGAGGTGTCCGACTCGACCACCTTCGAGCCGATCAAGGGAGCGATCGTCGATATCGTCGGAACCGGCCGCACCGCGGAAACCGATGCCCAAGGGCGCTTCCGGATCGATGGTCTGCCCGCGGGCGATTTCATCGCGGAAGCCTCCGCATTGAATTACAGCGCGGTCACCATGGGGGTCAGCCCAACTCCCACGGGAGCGGCCGAACTCCGCTTCGGCTTGAAAGTGAAGCCTGCGGATAGCGGGGCCGAGGAGTATCAGCTCGAAGAGGAAACGGTAAGCATCGAGTACTCCGAGAACACGCAGGGAGATTTCAATCTCACGCTCGCTACCGAAGCACCTTCGATCACCTCCGGCGTGAACCGGGACGACTTCGAGAAGACAGCGGTGAGCGATGCAGGCGAGGCGATCGCCAAGGTATCGGGCGCCAACATCGTGGACGGAAAGTATGCGGTGGTCCGCGGCCTGGCGGATCGCTACGTCACCACCACCTTCAACGGTGCCCAAGTGGCATCGGCAGATCCTTCCCGCAAGGCGATCCAGCTCGACCTCTTCCCGACCAACGTCATCGAATCGATCGGGGTCGATAAGACCTACTCGCCGTGGCTGCCTGCGGACTTCGGTGGTGGTGCGATCAATATTCTCACCCGGGCCTTCCCGACCGAACGGATTCTCGAGATCAAGGCGGAGGTCGAGTACAACGATGCGCTGGAGGACACGATGTATGTCCATCCGAACCGTGACCTCGGCTTCTTCGGCAATGTGACCCACACCATGCCGCCTTCCCTGGAGGGTAACGGTGGCTTTCTCGATCCTTCGAACACCTCGCCGGATCAGCTCGAACGGCGCTGGTCCGCGCTGCACCGCTCGCAGAGTTTGCTGCCGGCGACGGATGATGCCGAGCTCGATCAATCTTACGGGCTGACTTACGGGGAAACCTTCGACCTGGGGCGCGGCAACCGCTTCGGCCTGATGACCGCCTTCGGGCAGAAATCGGGAGACGACACGAACACGGGTGAGAGCGTTCACAACCCGGTGCGGGATTATCTGCGCGATGAATATACGCGGAGCGTCGAGTGGTCCGCGTTCATCTCCGGTGCCTTGGAGTTGGGTGAAAACCATGTCGTCTCCGCGACCTACTTCCGCAAGCACATCGCGGAGGACACCACCTCGCGCTCCAGCAATATCATCCAGGATAGCGAGAGCCTGCGTTACGGGGCGCTTGCCGGGTCGCCTGATGTGGACATCTCGGACATCTTCGGTGGTGATGCGGTTTACTACGGCGAGTCCTGGGACATCACGACCACGCTGCGGGATCTCGATATCTGGCAATTCCGCGGCGAGCATACGCTGTGGGACCGGGGTCCGAAACTGGATTGGAACGTGACCACCAGCGGTGCGGAGGAGAACCGGCCCTACTCCACCCACTTCGAGTATGGCGTGCTCGATTTCTCGCAGCGTGCGCTGCAGCCTTATATCGATGCGGCCTATGATGCACTGGATGCGGTGGCACGCGACGTGGCATCGGCGGTCGGTGCTGATCCGGCAACCGCCACCTGGTTGGGAATCCGCGAACAGGTGGTGAACCTGATCGGTGAAGAAGCCACGGCGGCAATCGAAGATCAGAACGGGCTTCCGCAAGTGCGCCAAGGCGGTCCGCTCCGTCTGCCGACCGTGGTTCACGGTCCCTATGTCGGTGCGCGGGATGGCAGCCAGGTCAGCAGCCGGCGTAGCGAGCGGACGCTGGAAGACGCCGCGGAGCAGCAGGTGAATCTGACATTCCCATTTTTCTACGACGACTCGGATGACCGCCTGGTGGAGCTGAAGGTGGGCGCGCGCCACTTCAGCAAGAAGCGCGAAACCCGCACGCGGCTTTACGACATGTATTTGCGGAGCGACGGCGGCAGCGGCTCGGGCTTTACTCCTGATTTCCTCACGCAGATCTCTCCGGATGGCCGGACCTGGGGCCAAGTCTTCGCGGAGAACCCGGATCTGCTGGTGCAATATTTCAACGGGACCCTGCAAGGAGGTCCCTACTATCAGAACGCGCTCAACACGCGCGGGGTGGAAAACGTGCTGACCGAACTGGAGCAGCGTGCCTTCTACGCGAATCTCCGGATGCAGTGGGACAAGGCCTTCATTACCGGCGGTGTCCGGCAGGAAACGGAGGACTATACCATCGACGTCCTGCCGAATCCGGAGTCGGCCTTCGATGACGATGAGATCGCAGCCTTCGGATGGGAGCGGCGCGAGAGCCAGGACGACCTGCTGCCGTCCTTCGCGGCGGGAAATTCGTTCTTCCGTGACAAGCTGCATGTGCTCGGTGCCTGGTCGGAGACCATCGCCCGCCCGACCTTCTGGGAGTTCGTTCCCACCGTCAGTGTAGACCAGACGACCGGGATCTCCCGGCGGGGCAACAGCACCTTGTTCCGCACCGGGATCACGAACTCGGACCTCTCGTTCACCTTCCTGCCGAACGACCGCATGACCCTGCGGACAGGGTTTTTCCATAAGAACCTGACGCGTCCGCTGGTGACCTTCTACGAACCGACTTCAAGCGGGGTGGAGATCCTCTACAAGGACGCTTACATCGACCCTGCCACGGGGGCGGCCACCGACTACACTGCCACCATCAGCGGCATCGAGGTGGAAGGCGAGCTGAACGAGCTGGGGCCTTTCAGCTTGAAGGGGAACTTCACCTACATCGACGCGGAGCTGAGTTACTTCTACGAAGTCGACGGGCAGCCCGAGGCGGTCACGAGCCAACTGCCTTACCAGCCGGAAATCATTCTGAACGGTACGCTGAGCCATGTGTACGAACCGTGGGATCTTACCACCAGCCTGGTGCTGAACTACACGGGCGGCTATCCGGTGATCCTGAAACGCCGAGCGAACGACTCCGAGGTAACACGCGAGGCGCTGACGACCTTGGATCTCGTGATGAGTAAGGAGATCGAGCGTGAGGGTGTGGATCTGACCATCGGTTTCGGCGTCAAGAACCTGCTTTCGAGCGACGATCAGTATACCTACGAGGGACGCTCCTACAGCCAGGAGTTCACCGGTCGCTCCTACTGGCTGGAGGCGAAGGCGCGGTTCTAA
- a CDS encoding DUF3450 domain-containing protein → MRLTSLLPGVVFATLPLMAQQPAAPAKGAEELRASVKEWIETMQKIQVEEDSWEKDREVLQGYKEGLEKEIEDLKEQIERAKTRKEGGDTQSLDKLAERDRYAAAQDELAKQLRVLEEGLAAKLPILPEPLKQQAKVALAVETLQKGIQLPPEKRGEDVSKRLFNAVELMADIEKFQQGVHVHPELRKDSQGREFKVQVVYFGLAMAYAVNEDGSFALTGRPAADGWKFTERNELAPQIQQLVASATSEKDATFSQLPLIQP, encoded by the coding sequence ATGCGTCTGACTTCCCTCCTTCCCGGTGTCGTTTTCGCCACCTTGCCCCTGATGGCGCAGCAGCCTGCTGCGCCCGCGAAAGGGGCAGAAGAACTCCGTGCCTCGGTCAAGGAATGGATCGAGACGATGCAGAAGATCCAAGTGGAGGAAGACTCTTGGGAGAAGGACCGCGAAGTCCTGCAAGGCTATAAGGAAGGCCTCGAGAAAGAGATCGAGGATCTGAAGGAGCAGATCGAGCGTGCCAAGACCCGCAAGGAGGGCGGCGATACCCAGTCGCTGGACAAGCTGGCCGAGCGGGATCGCTATGCGGCCGCTCAGGATGAACTGGCAAAGCAACTGCGCGTGCTCGAAGAAGGCTTGGCGGCGAAGCTGCCGATCCTGCCCGAGCCGCTCAAGCAACAGGCAAAGGTCGCCCTTGCTGTCGAAACCCTTCAGAAGGGAATCCAGTTGCCGCCCGAGAAGCGCGGGGAGGATGTGTCGAAGCGCCTCTTCAATGCCGTCGAACTCATGGCGGATATCGAGAAGTTCCAGCAGGGCGTGCACGTGCACCCGGAGCTTCGCAAGGATTCTCAAGGTCGGGAGTTCAAGGTGCAGGTCGTCTATTTCGGTCTCGCGATGGCCTATGCGGTGAACGAGGACGGCAGCTTTGCTTTGACCGGTCGTCCCGCCGCGGATGGCTGGAAGTTCACCGAACGCAACGAACTCGCCCCCCAGATCCAACAGCTCGTGGCCTCCGCCACCAGCGAGAAGGACGCCACTTTCAGCCAGCTCCCGCTCATCCAACCATGA
- a CDS encoding MotA/TolQ/ExbB proton channel family protein produces MIHRFVTGALLGLALIQISSAGALEEARESIKKAAGELLSTQKEYSDLRLGLYREVNRLDDEVVKLAKELRTLERDEELRTSKVRSLEREIETRKADVTYASDVLAQYSKAVVTRLHPAESQLYKQAIESADQKAMAASDPKSVVAERFKILETGLARLGSIAGGHRFEGKALGRAGRAIEGTLLLAGPAVLFASLDKSFEGVASAADTGANLPAIVPLAETNGTIAKAIETGEGNVPLDATNGRAIEQALKNPEGSHGGGAMEHVALFGDIAKNMMFDGWIAIGVCVLMIATGWTVAARKFFYLNKVQKGTEEFMHRWSQLSSDLTAIDHGDPGSIKSLGGNADNEAQELLKKSPLYEIYHIGSEEIRHRLQQDRIHKKGLSGRSMQAIRAALDAGLVRAQHKLTNGLIYLTISIAGGPYVGLLGTVVGVMITFAIISKVGEVDVNAIAPGIASALLATVAGLIVAIPALFAYSYLNSRIKNVVGEMQVFIDEFIAKMAELYQGSDHPNAAQFAATDKS; encoded by the coding sequence ATGATCCACCGTTTTGTCACCGGGGCCTTGCTGGGCCTTGCTCTCATCCAGATTTCTTCGGCCGGTGCGCTCGAAGAGGCCCGCGAATCGATCAAGAAAGCGGCGGGTGAATTGCTATCCACGCAGAAGGAATACTCCGACCTGCGCCTCGGTCTCTACCGCGAGGTGAACCGTCTCGATGACGAGGTCGTGAAACTTGCCAAGGAGCTGCGCACGCTGGAGCGCGACGAAGAACTCCGCACCAGCAAGGTGCGAAGCCTGGAGCGCGAGATCGAAACGCGTAAGGCGGACGTGACCTATGCCTCCGACGTACTGGCCCAGTATTCGAAGGCGGTTGTCACCCGCCTGCATCCGGCAGAGAGCCAGCTCTACAAGCAGGCGATCGAGAGTGCCGATCAGAAGGCCATGGCGGCGAGCGATCCAAAGTCCGTGGTAGCGGAACGGTTCAAGATCCTGGAAACCGGTCTCGCGCGGCTCGGATCAATCGCAGGGGGGCATCGCTTCGAAGGCAAGGCACTTGGCCGTGCCGGACGGGCGATCGAGGGCACTCTGCTCCTGGCTGGCCCCGCGGTGCTCTTCGCTTCGCTCGACAAGTCCTTCGAAGGCGTCGCCTCCGCCGCCGATACCGGGGCGAATCTCCCGGCCATCGTGCCGCTGGCCGAGACCAATGGCACAATCGCGAAGGCGATCGAGACCGGCGAAGGGAATGTGCCGCTGGATGCGACCAATGGCCGCGCGATCGAACAGGCTCTGAAGAACCCGGAAGGCTCGCACGGTGGCGGAGCGATGGAGCACGTGGCGCTCTTCGGCGATATCGCGAAGAATATGATGTTCGACGGTTGGATCGCGATCGGTGTCTGCGTACTGATGATCGCGACTGGCTGGACCGTGGCGGCGAGGAAGTTCTTCTACCTGAACAAGGTTCAGAAGGGCACGGAGGAGTTCATGCACCGCTGGAGCCAGCTCTCGAGCGATCTGACGGCGATCGATCACGGCGATCCGGGCAGCATCAAGAGTCTGGGAGGGAATGCCGACAACGAGGCGCAGGAACTCCTGAAGAAGTCGCCGTTGTATGAAATCTACCACATCGGTTCGGAAGAAATCCGCCATCGCCTGCAGCAGGACCGCATTCACAAGAAGGGTCTCTCGGGTCGCTCGATGCAGGCGATCCGCGCGGCGCTCGACGCCGGTCTGGTGCGGGCCCAACACAAACTCACGAACGGCCTGATCTACCTGACCATCAGCATCGCCGGCGGTCCCTATGTCGGCCTGCTCGGCACCGTGGTGGGCGTGATGATCACCTTCGCCATCATCTCGAAGGTAGGCGAGGTGGACGTGAATGCCATCGCGCCCGGTATCGCCTCGGCTCTGCTCGCCACGGTGGCGGGCCTGATCGTGGCGATTCCCGCGCTGTTTGCTTACTCCTATCTCAATAGCCGGATCAAGAACGTGGTCGGGGAGATGCAGGTCTTCATCGACGAGTTCATCGCGAAGATGGCGGAACTCTACCAAGGCTCCGATCACCCGAACGCGGCCCAATTCGCCGCCACCGATAAATCCTAA